Proteins from a single region of Candidatus Binatia bacterium:
- a CDS encoding catecholate siderophore receptor CirA has product MTATKTTHAAEEAPVPTQVVDREEILATATDNVEEVLDRIPGIFVRRNDQFRLGASTVRMQGADPNKVAVLLDGRRFRGGIDGVVDLRDIPVGSIERIEVIRGPASSLYGSDAMAGVINVITREPRDRPTWTLGTAAGNRGKFVAGGTHGYRRGPFSYFLSYQHDEVELARIFGALSRQFEGDQSDAKQTRDDLFARLRYRAGSEHELSLTANFNPVREGPESDRQALLTAADWHWKPTRLTDVFFSGGRYAFDRKNELTGFEEDVSYVDWSGEGRISRAIPRGIAGESHLWTLGHRVRVERFGSEGRRVEGPSGTAFEVPDVEEEVVQNSPYVQDEIFFGEKWSLVVGSSFDLHERFGFETSPRASLSWRPASSYRLTATVGTGFRAPDLLQLFDVDANNVVAAGDRIRGYVILGNPDLEAETSLGVNLQFDFRPWRGLRGFVHGFRHDFRNLVAPTLACRGPTDCVPGFENPFPTLSGQIFRFQNIGRARTEGVEVSLRLEPFEALGLTVHSHSIVLELGYAYLRSKDLSGLPGQNGNELPFRPPHRFLPSIRYRHSKSGTELQLWGEYEDRAFSEPTNNPEFAVESHWLWNFRLRQRLAPLLGAAGWRGLLARPNWGELELFVEGHNVFDANFGFPGPMGNLAGRPLFLAGLRWERE; this is encoded by the coding sequence GTGACGGCCACGAAAACCACGCACGCCGCCGAGGAAGCTCCGGTGCCGACCCAGGTCGTCGATCGCGAAGAGATCCTTGCGACGGCGACCGACAACGTGGAAGAGGTGCTCGACCGGATTCCCGGGATTTTCGTCCGCCGCAACGACCAGTTCCGTCTCGGCGCGAGCACGGTCCGGATGCAGGGAGCCGACCCGAACAAAGTGGCGGTCCTCCTCGACGGCAGACGCTTCCGCGGCGGCATCGACGGGGTCGTCGACCTGCGGGACATCCCCGTCGGCTCGATCGAGCGCATCGAGGTCATCCGCGGTCCGGCCTCGAGCCTCTACGGGAGCGACGCGATGGCCGGCGTCATCAACGTGATCACGCGCGAGCCTCGAGACCGTCCCACCTGGACCCTCGGCACGGCGGCCGGGAACCGCGGGAAGTTCGTGGCCGGCGGCACGCACGGCTACCGGCGGGGACCTTTCTCTTACTTCCTCTCCTACCAGCACGACGAGGTCGAACTCGCCCGGATCTTCGGAGCCCTGAGTCGCCAGTTCGAGGGCGACCAGAGCGACGCGAAGCAAACCCGAGACGATCTTTTCGCGCGCTTGCGGTACCGGGCCGGAAGCGAGCACGAGCTCTCGCTCACCGCCAATTTCAATCCCGTGCGCGAGGGACCCGAGAGCGACCGGCAGGCCCTTCTCACGGCGGCCGACTGGCACTGGAAACCCACCCGACTCACCGACGTGTTTTTCTCGGGAGGCCGTTACGCCTTCGACCGGAAGAACGAGCTTACCGGCTTCGAGGAAGACGTGTCCTACGTCGACTGGTCGGGCGAGGGGAGAATCTCGCGTGCCATTCCCCGCGGGATCGCGGGGGAGAGCCACCTCTGGACGCTCGGGCACCGGGTCCGCGTCGAGCGCTTCGGCTCCGAAGGCCGGCGGGTGGAAGGCCCGTCCGGCACTGCTTTCGAAGTTCCCGATGTAGAGGAAGAGGTCGTCCAGAACAGCCCCTATGTGCAGGACGAGATCTTTTTCGGCGAGAAGTGGAGCCTCGTCGTCGGTTCGAGCTTCGACCTCCACGAACGCTTCGGTTTCGAGACGAGTCCCCGCGCGAGCCTGAGCTGGCGACCCGCATCGTCGTACCGACTCACGGCCACGGTGGGGACGGGCTTCCGGGCACCCGACCTGCTCCAGCTTTTCGACGTGGACGCCAACAACGTCGTGGCGGCCGGAGACCGCATTCGGGGGTACGTCATTCTCGGCAACCCCGACCTCGAAGCCGAGACGAGCCTCGGCGTGAACCTGCAGTTCGACTTCCGGCCCTGGAGGGGGCTCCGCGGATTCGTGCACGGCTTCCGCCACGACTTCCGCAACCTGGTCGCGCCGACACTCGCCTGTCGCGGTCCCACCGACTGCGTGCCCGGCTTCGAGAATCCCTTCCCGACCCTTTCGGGGCAGATCTTCCGCTTCCAGAACATCGGCCGCGCGCGCACCGAAGGAGTGGAAGTCTCACTGCGCCTCGAACCGTTCGAAGCGCTGGGCCTGACGGTGCATTCCCACAGCATCGTGCTGGAGCTCGGATACGCGTACCTGCGATCGAAGGACCTGAGCGGGCTCCCCGGCCAGAACGGCAACGAGCTCCCGTTCCGGCCGCCTCACCGGTTTTTGCCGTCGATTCGGTACCGCCACTCGAAGTCGGGAACCGAACTCCAGCTCTGGGGGGAGTACGAAGACCGCGCCTTTTCCGAGCCGACGAACAATCCCGAGTTCGCCGTGGAAAGCCACTGGCTCTGGAACTTCCGCCTCCGGCAGCGACTCGCTCCTCTGCTCGGTGCGGCCGGGTGGCGAGGGCTTCTCGCCCGCCCGAACTGGGGCGAGCTGGAGCTCTTCGTCGAAGGACACAACGTGTTCGACGCGAACTTCGGCTTCCCGGGCCCCATGGGAAACCTGGCCGGGCGGCCGCTCTTCCTCGCGGGCTTGCGCTGGGAGCGAGAATGA
- a CDS encoding haloacid dehalogenase, with the protein MAPKPGVAFFDLDKTLITRNSASLWIRFELSSGRITRSQAVRAFGYVLRYSLGMTDLEDPIRRTVATLRGQSEERMRERARVFYEKWLRSLYRPGAFEAISWHRRRGDRLVLLTSSSNYVAELVSRDLGLDDFLSNRFEVDGEGRYTGRAFEPLCYGPGKLFLAREYAGRHGFSLADAWFYTDSHSDLPLLEEVGHPVAVHPDPRLRRTAHRRGWPAVAWGKRGVSPDGFGRASSAIRSGEDGDAVKGGG; encoded by the coding sequence ATGGCCCCGAAGCCGGGCGTCGCGTTTTTCGACCTGGACAAGACGCTCATCACCCGGAACTCGGCTTCGCTCTGGATTCGCTTCGAGCTTTCGTCCGGGCGGATCACGCGCTCCCAGGCCGTGCGTGCCTTCGGCTACGTGCTCCGGTACAGCCTGGGCATGACGGACCTCGAGGACCCGATCCGCCGGACCGTAGCGACGCTGCGGGGTCAGAGTGAAGAACGCATGAGGGAACGGGCTCGCGTTTTCTACGAGAAGTGGCTCCGTTCCCTCTATCGCCCCGGGGCCTTCGAGGCGATTTCCTGGCATCGTCGGAGAGGAGACAGGCTCGTTCTTCTCACGTCTTCGTCGAACTACGTGGCCGAGCTCGTCTCGCGAGATCTCGGCTTGGACGACTTTCTCTCGAACCGCTTCGAGGTGGACGGCGAAGGCCGCTACACGGGGCGCGCCTTCGAGCCGCTCTGCTACGGCCCGGGCAAGCTCTTTCTCGCCCGAGAATACGCGGGGCGGCACGGTTTTTCTCTCGCGGACGCCTGGTTCTACACGGACTCCCATTCCGACCTCCCCTTGCTCGAAGAAGTCGGGCATCCCGTGGCCGTGCACCCCGACCCTCGGCTTCGCCGCACGGCGCATCGCCGGGGGTGGCCCGCGGTTGCCTGGGGCAAACGCGGAGTTTCCCCGGACGGATTCGGGCGAGCGAGCTCCGCGATCCGGAGTGGCGAAGACGGAGACGCCGTAAAAGGCGGCGGCTAG
- a CDS encoding phosphatase: MPTEAKNPETHLADAAALFDIDGVLVDSAEAHRRAWERLGEEIGRPFGEELFRRTFGQRNDSILAAWLGPGLPPDEAERLSARKEELYRELVRRGAIRVYPGVPELLRALPEQGFALAVASSGPRPNVELVLEILGVQGLVGAAVSAEDVTRGKPDPEPFLRAAERLGLAPERCIVVEDSVHGIEAARRAGMRSVAVLTSTDEHRLRAAGADLVVPEAGALSASLLRELLAKGGRN; the protein is encoded by the coding sequence ATGCCGACGGAAGCGAAGAACCCGGAAACTCACCTCGCCGACGCAGCCGCCCTTTTCGACATCGACGGCGTTCTCGTCGACAGCGCCGAAGCGCACCGGCGCGCCTGGGAAAGGCTCGGAGAGGAAATCGGAAGGCCTTTCGGCGAGGAGCTTTTCCGCAGGACCTTCGGCCAGCGAAACGACAGCATCCTCGCGGCCTGGCTCGGTCCCGGCCTTCCGCCGGACGAGGCAGAGAGGCTCTCCGCCCGAAAAGAAGAACTCTACCGAGAGCTCGTACGCCGAGGCGCGATTCGAGTTTATCCCGGCGTTCCGGAGCTTCTCCGCGCGCTGCCCGAGCAAGGCTTCGCCCTGGCCGTGGCGTCGAGCGGTCCTCGACCGAACGTGGAGCTCGTCCTCGAGATCCTCGGTGTGCAAGGGCTCGTCGGTGCGGCCGTCTCGGCCGAAGACGTGACCCGAGGCAAGCCCGATCCGGAGCCTTTCCTGCGCGCAGCCGAGCGACTGGGCCTCGCACCCGAGCGCTGCATCGTCGTCGAGGATTCCGTTCACGGAATCGAAGCCGCTCGGCGGGCAGGAATGCGGTCGGTAGCCGTCCTCACGTCGACGGACGAGCACCGACTTCGGGCTGCGGGAGCCGACCTGGTCGTTCCCGAGGCGGGTGCGCTCTCGGCATCCCTGCTTCGGGAACTTCTCGCGAAAGGCGGGCGTAACTAG